In Asanoa sp. WMMD1127, one genomic interval encodes:
- the secG gene encoding preprotein translocase subunit SecG: MPIAFAYTLIVLLIITSVLLTMLVLLHRGKGGGLSSMFGGGVSTNLAGSSVAEKNLDRYTILVGIVWFACIVGLGLWLKLAVTS, encoded by the coding sequence ATGCCGATCGCATTCGCCTACACGTTGATCGTGTTGCTGATCATCACGAGCGTGCTGCTGACGATGCTGGTCCTGCTGCACCGCGGCAAGGGTGGCGGCCTGTCGAGCATGTTCGGCGGCGGCGTCAGCACCAACCTCGCCGGCTCGTCGGTGGCGGAGAAAAACCTCGACCGCTACACCATCCTGGTGGGCATCGTGTGGTTCGCGTGCATCGTGGGTCTGGGCCTCTGGCTGAAACTCGCGGTGACCAGCTGA
- the tpiA gene encoding triose-phosphate isomerase, whose amino-acid sequence MAAQSRRPLMAGNWKMNLNHLEAIALVQKLAFSLNEQQLSDVETVVLPPFTDLRSVQTLVDGDKLLIGYGAQDLSPHKGGAYTGDISAAMLTKLGCSYVVVGHSERRQYHHEDDAVVNTKVQAALANELTPIFCIGEGLEVREAGEHVAHCVAQLDAGLDGLKAEQVRKVVIAYEPVWAIGTGKTATPDDAQEVCGVLRARLAERFDAETADTTRILYGGSVKANNVAAIMAQPDVDGALVGGASIDADEFVQIVRFPEHIKK is encoded by the coding sequence ATGGCGGCGCAGTCCCGCCGGCCGCTGATGGCCGGCAACTGGAAGATGAACCTCAACCACCTCGAGGCCATCGCGCTCGTGCAGAAGCTGGCCTTCAGCCTCAACGAGCAGCAGCTCAGCGACGTCGAGACGGTGGTCCTGCCGCCGTTCACCGACCTGCGCAGCGTGCAGACCCTGGTCGACGGCGACAAGCTGCTCATCGGGTACGGCGCGCAGGACCTCTCGCCGCACAAGGGTGGCGCCTACACGGGCGACATCTCCGCCGCGATGCTGACCAAGCTCGGCTGCTCCTACGTCGTGGTCGGCCACTCGGAGCGCCGGCAGTACCACCACGAGGACGACGCGGTGGTCAACACCAAGGTGCAGGCGGCGCTGGCCAACGAGCTCACGCCGATCTTCTGCATCGGCGAGGGGCTCGAGGTCCGCGAGGCGGGGGAGCACGTGGCGCACTGCGTCGCACAGCTCGACGCCGGCCTCGACGGGCTCAAGGCCGAGCAGGTGCGCAAGGTCGTCATCGCGTACGAGCCGGTCTGGGCGATCGGCACCGGCAAGACGGCGACGCCCGACGACGCCCAGGAGGTCTGCGGCGTGCTGCGGGCCCGGCTGGCGGAGCGGTTCGACGCCGAGACGGCCGACACCACCCGCATCCTGTACGGCGGCTCCGTCAAGGCCAACAACGTGGCCGCGATCATGGCCCAGCCGGACGTCGACGGCGCGCTCGTCGGTGGCGCGAGCATCGACGCCGACGAGTTCGTGCAGATCGTCCGGTTCCCGGAGCACATCAAGAAGTAA
- the pgl gene encoding 6-phosphogluconolactonase: protein MSETTVIVHSDPDVLAHAVAARLVVTLIDAQAERGAASWVLTGGRIAGAVHRAVRDFPASDTVDWNRVDFWWGDERFLPAGHPDRNETQAREQLLDALRVPAERVHAMPPSDGPDGNDPEAAAARYAQELARAARPGTAPLPHFDVLMLGVGEDGHVASVFPEHPVAYETRPVSAVRGSPKPPPVRTTLTLPTINTADQVWLVAAGPDKAGAVGMALTGAGPVQLPAAGVHGVNRTIWHLDSAAATQVRRTFRSVRT from the coding sequence GTGAGCGAGACCACCGTCATCGTCCACTCCGACCCGGACGTGCTGGCCCACGCGGTGGCCGCCCGCCTGGTCGTCACCCTGATCGACGCCCAGGCCGAACGCGGCGCCGCGTCGTGGGTGCTCACCGGCGGCCGCATCGCCGGGGCGGTCCACCGGGCGGTCCGCGACTTCCCGGCCAGCGACACCGTCGACTGGAACCGGGTCGACTTCTGGTGGGGCGACGAGCGGTTCCTGCCCGCCGGCCACCCGGACCGCAACGAGACCCAGGCCCGCGAGCAGCTGCTCGACGCGCTGCGGGTGCCGGCCGAACGGGTGCACGCGATGCCCCCGTCGGACGGCCCGGACGGCAACGACCCGGAGGCGGCGGCGGCCCGCTACGCGCAGGAACTGGCCCGCGCGGCGCGCCCGGGGACGGCCCCGCTCCCCCACTTCGACGTGCTGATGCTCGGCGTCGGCGAGGACGGCCACGTGGCGTCGGTGTTCCCGGAGCACCCGGTGGCCTACGAGACCCGGCCGGTGAGCGCGGTCCGCGGCAGCCCGAAGCCACCACCGGTCCGCACGACCCTGACCCTGCCGACGATCAACACGGCCGACCAGGTGTGGCTGGTGGCCGCGGGTCCGGACAAGGCAGGCGCGGTCGGCATGGCCCTGACGGGCGCGGGACCGGTGCAGCTGCCGGCGGCGGGGGTGCACGGCGTCAACCGCACGATCTGGCACCTCGACAGCGCCGCCGCGACCCAGGTCCGCCGCACCTTCCGCAGCGTCCGCACCTGA
- a CDS encoding RNA polymerase-binding protein RbpA, translating into MPSGSAIRGTRVGSGPIRPTERCEPAPRRSVTYWCANDHTIEISLAAEVSPPVTWDCPRCGQPAGLDATNPPGKPRSEPYKTHLAYVKERRTDADGAAILAEALANLRQRRGEN; encoded by the coding sequence GTGCCCAGCGGCAGCGCAATCCGAGGCACCCGGGTCGGCTCCGGCCCGATCCGCCCCACCGAGCGGTGCGAGCCCGCACCCCGGCGCTCGGTGACCTATTGGTGCGCCAACGACCACACCATCGAGATCTCCCTGGCGGCCGAGGTGTCCCCGCCGGTGACCTGGGACTGCCCGCGCTGCGGACAGCCCGCGGGCCTCGATGCCACCAACCCGCCCGGCAAGCCGCGCAGCGAGCCCTACAAGACGCACCTGGCCTACGTGAAGGAACGGCGCACCGACGCCGACGGCGCCGCCATCCTCGCGGAGGCGCTCGCCAACCTCCGCCAACGCCGCGGCGAAAACTAG